The Roseicyclus marinus genome has a segment encoding these proteins:
- the msrA gene encoding peptide-methionine (S)-S-oxide reductase MsrA, whose protein sequence is MSDQRERAVLAGGCFWGMQELIRHKPGVLATRVGYTGGDVPNATYRNHGTHAEGIEIIFDPAVISYREILEFFFQIHDPTTPNRQGNDRGMSYRSAIYFVDDGQRQCALDTIADVEASGLWPGKVVTEVEPVGPFWEAEPEHQDYLQRIPHGYTCHFPRPNWVLPKRAAAE, encoded by the coding sequence ATGAGCGACCAACGCGAACGCGCCGTTCTGGCGGGCGGGTGTTTTTGGGGCATGCAGGAATTGATCCGGCACAAACCGGGCGTTCTGGCGACGCGGGTGGGCTATACCGGCGGCGATGTCCCCAATGCCACCTATCGCAATCACGGCACCCATGCCGAGGGGATCGAGATCATCTTTGATCCTGCGGTGATCAGTTACCGCGAGATCCTCGAATTCTTCTTCCAGATCCATGACCCGACCACGCCCAACCGTCAGGGCAATGATCGCGGCATGTCCTACCGGTCCGCCATCTATTTCGTGGACGACGGGCAGCGGCAATGCGCGCTCGACACGATCGCGGATGTGGAGGCATCGGGGCTTTGGCCAGGCAAGGTCGTGACGGAGGTGGAACCCGTCGGCCCCTTCTGGGAGGCGGAGCCCGAGCATCAGGATTACCTGCAGCGTATCCCGCATGGCTATACCTGCCACTTTCCCCGCCCCAACTGGGTCTTGCCCAAGCGCGCGGCGGCGGAATGA
- the msrB gene encoding peptide-methionine (R)-S-oxide reductase MsrB encodes MTRYTKDPDAIARLTPEQYRVTQASGTERPGTGEYLYNKEPGIYVDIVSGEPLFASSDKYESGCGWPSFTKPIEPAHITELRDLTHGMIRTEVRSTHGDSHLGHVFPDGPRDRGGLRYCINSASLRFVHRDDMVAEGYGDYLDQVEDVA; translated from the coding sequence ATGACCCGCTATACCAAGGACCCGGATGCCATCGCCCGTCTGACGCCCGAGCAATATCGCGTCACGCAGGCCTCGGGCACCGAACGGCCCGGCACTGGGGAATACCTCTACAACAAGGAGCCTGGCATTTACGTCGACATCGTCTCGGGCGAACCACTTTTCGCATCGTCGGACAAATACGAAAGCGGCTGTGGCTGGCCCAGCTTCACGAAGCCGATCGAGCCTGCCCATATCACGGAGCTGCGGGATCTGACCCATGGCATGATCCGGACCGAGGTGCGTTCGACCCATGGGGACAGCCATCTGGGTCATGTCTTTCCCGATGGGCCGCGGGATCGTGGGGGGCTGCGCTATTGCATCAATTCCGCGTCGCTGCGTTTCGTGCACCGCGATGACATGGTGGCCGAAGGCTACGGCGATTATCTGGACCAGGTGGAGGATGTGGCATGA
- a CDS encoding YcbK family protein, giving the protein MTTTTFSRRALLRAFAATAVTAAPMMANATGFLRGAGDVRRITMYNGRAGESIDMIYWIEGDYIAPALEEISFFMRDWRNNQVHTIDPRTIDIMTAAHRLLETSEPYMLLSGYRSPETNAMLRSRSSGVARNSLHMQGEAADLRVNSRSVNQIFNAARACNAGGVGRYSRSNFVHMDCGPVRSWGG; this is encoded by the coding sequence ATGACGACGACGACGTTTTCGCGCCGCGCGCTTTTGCGTGCGTTTGCTGCGACTGCCGTGACTGCGGCACCGATGATGGCCAATGCGACGGGTTTCCTGCGCGGGGCCGGTGATGTTCGCCGTATCACGATGTACAATGGCCGCGCTGGCGAAAGCATCGACATGATCTACTGGATCGAGGGTGACTACATTGCCCCCGCGCTTGAAGAGATCAGCTTTTTCATGCGCGACTGGCGCAACAACCAGGTCCACACCATCGATCCGCGCACCATCGACATCATGACGGCGGCGCATCGTCTGTTGGAAACCTCGGAACCCTACATGCTTTTGTCGGGCTATCGCAGCCCCGAAACCAATGCCATGTTGCGCAGCCGGTCTTCCGGGGTGGCGCGCAATTCGCTGCACATGCAGGGCGAAGCGGCCGATCTGCGGGTCAATTCCCGTTCCGTGAACCAGATCTTCAACGCGGCGCGCGCCTGCAATGCGGGCGGGGTCGGACGATATTCGCGATCGAACTTCGTCCACATGGATTGCGGCCCGGTCCGCAGCTGGGGCGGCTGA
- a CDS encoding L,D-transpeptidase family protein has product MTFSIARSALLAAALVAAPIATLSLAPTPVEAQAFSALRQAIAEAAAQDEALVAFYRDRDFQPVWTVTEAADRRAALMRALEQAHVHGLPIDRYDTEGLRAAFHAATNPYLRGQADVMASRIFLQYAQDVHGGFIDPSTIIPDIFQDLPHRDPYGLMSEFLDSDPHRFMASLPPQSPAYTRLLRTKLELEALAADGGYGPTVQAGSLRPGDTGQAVVQLRNRLMRMGYLDRSATAEYDSALQAAVVNFQANNGMTADGIADADTIRAVNRSVEDHWNEIVLSMERHRWLNDGQVHDRLIFVNLTDFHTRVIDNGEVSFITRSVIGARDRQTPEFSDEMEHMVINPSWYVPRSIAMRSYIPNILAGGSTYMQLLAGGRQVNPASIDMSQYTVSNFPFDLRQPPGPRNALGTVKFMFPNRHAIYLHDSPDQYLMEHEVRAYSSGCIRLDDPHEFAYHLLARQTDDPVGLFQGILATGEETYLDLDVHIPVHLTYLTAWVESDGHIQFRNDIYGRNARLSAAIQSLGVVMPDPAS; this is encoded by the coding sequence ATGACGTTCAGTATCGCCCGCTCCGCGCTGCTTGCCGCCGCACTTGTGGCGGCACCGATTGCGACCCTTTCGCTCGCCCCGACCCCCGTCGAGGCACAGGCGTTTTCGGCCCTGCGTCAAGCCATCGCCGAGGCGGCCGCCCAGGACGAGGCGCTGGTCGCCTTCTATCGCGACCGCGATTTCCAGCCGGTCTGGACCGTGACCGAAGCCGCTGACAGGCGCGCGGCGCTCATGCGGGCGCTGGAACAGGCGCATGTCCACGGACTCCCGATCGACCGGTACGACACCGAAGGTCTGCGGGCGGCATTTCACGCCGCGACGAACCCCTACCTGCGCGGGCAGGCGGACGTGATGGCCAGTCGCATCTTCCTGCAATACGCGCAGGATGTGCATGGCGGCTTCATCGACCCCTCCACGATCATTCCCGACATCTTTCAGGATCTGCCGCATCGTGACCCCTATGGGCTGATGTCGGAATTCCTCGACAGCGATCCGCATCGGTTCATGGCGTCCCTGCCGCCGCAAAGCCCCGCCTATACGCGGCTGTTGCGCACCAAGCTGGAGCTCGAGGCGCTGGCCGCCGATGGCGGCTACGGTCCGACGGTGCAGGCGGGCAGCCTGCGTCCCGGCGATACGGGGCAGGCGGTCGTGCAGCTGCGCAACCGGCTGATGCGGATGGGCTATCTCGACCGCTCGGCCACCGCTGAATACGACAGCGCCCTTCAGGCGGCCGTGGTGAATTTCCAGGCCAACAACGGCATGACGGCTGATGGCATCGCCGATGCTGACACGATCCGCGCCGTGAACCGTTCGGTCGAAGACCATTGGAACGAGATCGTCCTGTCGATGGAGCGTCACCGCTGGCTCAATGACGGACAGGTCCATGACCGGCTGATCTTCGTCAACCTGACTGACTTCCACACCCGCGTCATCGACAACGGGGAGGTCAGCTTCATCACCCGCTCCGTCATCGGGGCCCGCGACCGCCAGACGCCCGAATTCTCCGACGAGATGGAGCATATGGTGATCAACCCCAGCTGGTATGTGCCGCGCTCCATCGCGATGCGCAGCTACATTCCCAACATTCTGGCGGGCGGCAGCACCTACATGCAGCTTTTGGCGGGCGGTCGGCAGGTGAACCCGGCCAGCATCGACATGAGCCAGTACACCGTGTCGAATTTCCCCTTCGACCTGCGCCAGCCTCCGGGGCCGCGCAACGCGCTTGGCACGGTCAAGTTCATGTTCCCCAACCGGCATGCGATCTACCTGCATGACAGCCCCGATCAATACCTGATGGAGCATGAGGTGCGGGCCTATTCCTCGGGCTGTATCCGGCTCGATGACCCGCATGAATTTGCCTATCACCTGCTCGCGCGGCAGACCGACGATCCGGTGGGCCTGTTCCAGGGCATTCTTGCCACGGGCGAGGAAACCTATCTCGATCTCGACGTGCATATTCCCGTGCACCTGACCTATCTGACGGCCTGGGTGGAATCCGATGGGCACATCCAGTTCCGCAACGATATCTACGGACGGAACGCACGGCTGTCGGCGGCCATCCAGTCGCTTGGGGTGGTCATGCCCGATCCGGCCAGCTAA
- a CDS encoding UDP-3-O-(3-hydroxymyristoyl)glucosamine N-acyltransferase — translation MTGYSIQQIATALGTEVLGDGTIIVTGVAEPGQAGPDDLAMAMSAKYAAGLAQGSARAAVIGAGMDWRALGLQAAIVAPRPRIAMAHVTCALDPGPVIAAGIHPSSVIDPTARIGAGAAIGPFVVIGPDVQIGARARIASHVSIAEGARIGDDALILQGARVGARVIIGDRVILQPGCVIGGDGFSFVTPETSQVETTRATLGKADGAVTPQGWTRIHSLGSVRIGDDVEIGANATIDRGTVADTTIGNGTKLDNMVHVGHNCRIGQDCLLCGQVGIAGSVTIGDRVVLGGQTGVADNLEIGSDVVTGASTIILSTVPPGRALLGYPAVRMETQVEMYKALRRLPRLAQTVAALQKAVFKTDKTS, via the coding sequence ATGACGGGGTACAGCATTCAGCAGATCGCAACGGCGCTCGGGACCGAGGTTCTTGGCGACGGCACGATCATCGTCACCGGCGTGGCCGAGCCGGGGCAGGCGGGTCCCGATGACCTTGCCATGGCCATGAGCGCGAAATACGCCGCCGGCCTGGCCCAAGGCTCCGCGCGCGCCGCCGTGATCGGTGCGGGCATGGATTGGCGGGCCCTGGGCCTGCAAGCGGCCATCGTCGCGCCGCGCCCCCGGATCGCCATGGCCCATGTCACGTGCGCCCTCGATCCAGGCCCCGTCATCGCTGCAGGCATTCACCCGTCCAGCGTGATCGATCCGACCGCACGGATCGGGGCGGGGGCCGCCATCGGACCCTTCGTCGTGATCGGCCCCGATGTGCAGATCGGCGCGCGCGCGCGCATCGCAAGCCATGTCTCCATCGCCGAAGGGGCCCGGATAGGCGATGACGCCCTAATCTTGCAGGGCGCGCGGGTGGGCGCACGCGTGATCATCGGGGACCGCGTCATCCTGCAACCCGGCTGTGTGATCGGCGGCGACGGGTTCAGCTTCGTCACCCCCGAAACCAGCCAGGTCGAAACCACCCGCGCCACCCTTGGCAAGGCTGACGGGGCCGTGACGCCGCAAGGCTGGACGCGCATCCACTCGCTCGGCTCGGTCCGGATCGGCGATGATGTCGAGATCGGGGCCAATGCCACCATCGACCGGGGCACGGTCGCCGATACGACCATCGGGAATGGGACCAAGCTCGACAACATGGTCCATGTCGGCCACAATTGCCGCATTGGGCAGGATTGCCTGCTCTGCGGGCAGGTCGGCATCGCGGGATCGGTCACCATCGGCGACCGCGTCGTGCTGGGCGGCCAGACCGGTGTCGCCGACAATCTGGAAATCGGATCGGACGTGGTGACGGGGGCCTCCACCATCATCCTGTCCACCGTGCCCCCCGGCCGGGCGCTTCTGGGCTATCCGGCGGTGCGCATGGAAACGCAGGTCGAGATGTACAAGGCACTGCGCCGCCTGCCACGCCTGGCCCAGACCGTCGCAGCCTTGCAGAAAGCCGTTTTCAAGACGGACAAGACATCTTAA
- a CDS encoding acyl carrier protein, whose amino-acid sequence MSDAIRDKVIAIIAEQAVLEPGDVTPEATLADLGIDSLGLVESIFAIEEAFDIQVPFNANEPDQSDFDISSVAAIIAAVEALVADQKGG is encoded by the coding sequence ATGTCTGACGCTATCCGTGACAAGGTGATCGCGATCATCGCCGAACAGGCGGTTCTGGAACCCGGAGACGTGACGCCCGAGGCGACATTGGCCGATCTTGGCATCGACAGCCTTGGACTGGTCGAGTCGATCTTCGCGATCGAGGAAGCCTTCGACATCCAGGTGCCGTTCAACGCAAACGAACCCGACCAGAGCGATTTCGACATCTCCTCGGTCGCGGCCATCATCGCCGCCGTCGAGGCGCTCGTCGCCGACCAAAAGGGCGGCTGA
- a CDS encoding beta-ketoacyl-[acyl-carrier-protein] synthase family protein: MRRVVITGQGTINALGHDVPTTLEAMREGRCGIAELELRDLDRLSVRIGGQVKGYDPEALFNRQQIALYDRFTQFTLIAAHQALDGSGLTFAGELATRSGVVLGTAGGGVNTWDENYRTVYEEGKNRVHPFVVPKLMNNAAASHVSMEWNLKGPSFSVATACASSNHAMGLAFQLIRGGLTDVMVTGGSEAMLSFGGVKAWEGLRVMSKDACRPFSANRNGMVQGEGAAVFVFEEYEHAKRRGADILAEVVGFAMTSDAADIVMPSKQGAARTIAGALKDARLNPSDVCYINAHGTGTAANDKVECAAVADAFGHHADDLMISSTKSMHGHLIGGTGAVELLACIMALKDGIIAPTIGYEEADPECALDVVPNVAREAKVEACLSNAFAFGGFNAVLALRRAP; encoded by the coding sequence ATGCGCCGCGTCGTCATCACCGGGCAGGGCACGATCAACGCGCTCGGGCATGACGTGCCCACGACGCTCGAAGCCATGCGCGAGGGACGCTGCGGGATCGCGGAACTGGAATTGCGCGACCTCGACCGCCTGAGCGTGCGGATCGGCGGGCAGGTCAAGGGCTATGACCCAGAGGCGCTGTTCAACCGCCAGCAGATCGCGCTTTATGATCGTTTCACCCAATTCACCCTGATCGCCGCCCATCAGGCGCTGGACGGATCGGGCCTGACCTTCGCGGGCGAACTTGCCACACGGTCCGGTGTTGTGCTGGGCACGGCGGGTGGCGGCGTGAACACCTGGGACGAGAATTACCGCACCGTCTACGAAGAGGGAAAGAACCGCGTCCATCCCTTCGTCGTGCCGAAGCTGATGAACAATGCTGCGGCCTCGCATGTGTCGATGGAATGGAACCTCAAGGGTCCGTCCTTTTCGGTGGCGACCGCCTGCGCTTCCTCGAACCACGCGATGGGGCTGGCCTTTCAGCTCATCCGGGGTGGGCTGACGGATGTGATGGTCACCGGCGGCTCGGAGGCGATGCTGTCCTTTGGCGGCGTCAAGGCCTGGGAAGGTTTGCGCGTCATGTCCAAGGACGCCTGCCGCCCCTTCAGCGCCAACCGCAACGGGATGGTGCAGGGCGAGGGGGCCGCCGTGTTCGTTTTCGAGGAATACGAACATGCCAAGCGGCGCGGGGCCGATATCCTGGCCGAGGTGGTGGGCTTCGCCATGACGTCGGACGCCGCCGATATCGTGATGCCCTCGAAACAGGGGGCCGCGCGCACCATCGCCGGCGCACTCAAGGATGCGCGGCTGAACCCGTCCGATGTGTGCTACATCAACGCCCATGGCACCGGCACCGCCGCCAATGACAAGGTCGAATGCGCCGCCGTGGCCGATGCCTTTGGTCACCATGCCGATGACCTGATGATCTCCTCGACCAAGTCCATGCACGGCCACCTGATCGGCGGCACTGGCGCGGTCGAGCTTCTGGCCTGCATCATGGCGCTGAAGGACGGGATCATCGCGCCCACCATCGGCTACGAGGAAGCCGACCCGGAATGCGCGCTCGATGTCGTGCCCAATGTCGCCCGCGAAGCCAAGGTCGAAGCCTGCCTGTCCAACGCTTTCGCCTTTGGCGGATTCAACGCCGTCCTCGCGCTGCGCCGCGCGCCCTGA
- a CDS encoding invasion associated locus B family protein codes for MSIQRRSNTIMMAALVAVLPVAGLAQTTEPAVEDGLPVGQEVVEIGQTYVAETHGDWEVRCIRAEEGQPEPCQMYQLLLDNNGGAVAEFNIFDLPDEGQVVAGATIVTPLDTLLTPGLRLRVDDGNWSEFPFAFCQPIGCFARLGLTEANLDAFRAGGEAFVALVPLPAPDQVVQLEASLSGFTAGFEALEARNSVAMALFEQLRAAQGEAAPAD; via the coding sequence ATGTCAATTCAGAGACGTTCCAACACGATCATGATGGCAGCCCTCGTGGCCGTGCTGCCGGTGGCCGGACTGGCGCAGACCACCGAACCCGCGGTGGAGGATGGCTTGCCCGTCGGTCAGGAGGTGGTCGAGATCGGACAGACCTATGTGGCCGAAACCCATGGCGATTGGGAAGTCCGCTGCATCCGCGCAGAGGAAGGCCAACCCGAGCCTTGCCAGATGTACCAGCTGCTCTTGGACAACAATGGCGGCGCGGTGGCGGAGTTCAACATTTTCGATCTGCCCGATGAAGGACAGGTCGTGGCAGGTGCCACGATCGTGACCCCGCTCGACACGCTGTTGACGCCGGGCCTGCGGTTGCGGGTGGATGACGGCAACTGGTCCGAATTTCCCTTTGCCTTTTGCCAGCCGATCGGCTGTTTCGCGCGGCTGGGCCTGACGGAAGCAAACCTCGATGCATTCCGCGCAGGCGGCGAAGCCTTCGTGGCACTGGTTCCCCTGCCCGCCCCCGATCAGGTGGTGCAACTGGAAGCGTCCTTGAGCGGGTTCACCGCCGGTTTCGAGGCGCTGGAGGCGCGCAACAGCGTCGCCATGGCCTTGTTCGAACAGCTGCGTGCGGCGCAGGGTGAAGCAGCCCCCGCCGATTGA
- a CDS encoding helicase HerA-like domain-containing protein, with amino-acid sequence MDESIFIGGGGEGYGTSQHLLLKYANRHGLIAGATGTGKTVTLQILAEGFSAMGVPVFLSDVKGDLAGLAQAGSAAGKLHEAFLARAQTIGFTDFAYGACPVTFWDLYGQKGHPVRTTVTEMGPLLLSRLLELTEAQEGVLNIAFRVADEEGMALLDLKDLQALLTFVGEARADLGLRYGNIAPASIGAIQRRLLVLEGQGGDRLFGEPALDLSDLFLTDETGAGRINILAADKLMASPRLYATFLLWLLSELFEELPEVGDPDKPKLVFFFDEAHLLFDDAPKALVDKVEQVARLIRSKGVGVYFVTQNPADVPEDILGQLGNRVQHALRAYTAKDRQDLKQAAQNYRDNPRFDIEDAIREVGTGEAVTSLLERKGVPGVAERTLIRPPSSHLGPIPDATRAALIGMSPLAGKYDTAIDRESAFEILQARAAKAAEEAAASAEPDTAPAADTPREFNAARRYSGSRVGSAPSTKPAGRSRSSSSRSDSVGEAFAKSFARQLGTQSGRALVRGVLGGLFRSR; translated from the coding sequence ATGGACGAGAGCATCTTCATCGGTGGCGGTGGCGAAGGCTACGGCACATCCCAACATCTGCTCCTCAAATACGCCAATCGCCACGGGCTCATCGCGGGTGCGACGGGGACCGGCAAGACGGTCACGCTCCAGATCCTTGCCGAAGGATTTTCGGCCATGGGCGTGCCGGTCTTCCTGTCGGATGTGAAGGGCGACCTGGCCGGGCTCGCGCAGGCGGGCAGTGCTGCGGGCAAGCTGCACGAGGCCTTCCTGGCGCGCGCCCAGACCATCGGCTTCACCGATTTCGCCTATGGCGCCTGTCCCGTCACCTTCTGGGATCTTTACGGGCAAAAGGGGCATCCGGTGCGCACCACCGTGACCGAGATGGGGCCGCTCCTGCTCTCGCGTCTCCTCGAACTGACCGAGGCTCAGGAGGGCGTGCTCAACATCGCCTTCCGCGTGGCCGACGAAGAGGGCATGGCGCTACTGGATCTCAAGGATCTTCAGGCGCTTCTGACCTTCGTGGGCGAGGCGCGGGCGGATCTGGGCCTGCGCTATGGCAATATCGCGCCGGCCTCCATCGGCGCGATCCAACGGCGGCTTCTGGTGCTCGAGGGGCAGGGGGGCGACAGGCTCTTCGGGGAACCGGCCCTCGATCTGTCCGACCTGTTTTTGACCGACGAAACCGGCGCGGGACGGATCAACATCCTTGCCGCCGACAAGCTGATGGCCTCCCCCCGGCTTTACGCGACCTTCCTGCTCTGGCTCTTGTCGGAGCTGTTCGAGGAACTTCCCGAGGTGGGCGATCCCGACAAGCCCAAGCTCGTCTTCTTCTTCGACGAGGCGCATCTGTTGTTCGACGATGCGCCCAAGGCGCTGGTCGACAAGGTCGAACAGGTCGCGCGGCTGATCCGGTCCAAGGGTGTGGGCGTCTATTTCGTGACCCAGAATCCTGCGGACGTGCCCGAGGACATTCTCGGCCAGCTTGGCAACCGTGTGCAGCATGCGCTGCGCGCCTATACCGCCAAGGACCGGCAAGATCTCAAGCAAGCCGCCCAGAACTACCGCGACAATCCCCGCTTCGACATCGAGGATGCGATCCGCGAGGTCGGCACGGGCGAGGCCGTGACCTCCCTGCTTGAACGCAAGGGGGTTCCCGGTGTGGCCGAACGCACCCTGATCCGTCCGCCATCCTCCCATCTCGGGCCGATACCGGATGCCACCCGCGCGGCGCTGATCGGCATGTCCCCCCTAGCGGGCAAGTATGACACGGCCATCGACCGCGAAAGCGCCTTTGAGATCCTGCAAGCGCGTGCTGCCAAGGCGGCCGAGGAAGCCGCAGCATCAGCCGAACCAGATACCGCGCCCGCCGCCGACACCCCCCGCGAATTCAATGCCGCCCGACGTTACAGCGGCAGCCGCGTGGGCAGCGCCCCGTCGACGAAACCCGCAGGCCGCAGCCGATCCTCCTCCTCGCGGTCCGACAGCGTGGGAGAGGCTTTCGCCAAAAGCTTCGCCCGCCAGCTCGGCACCCAATCAGGACGTGCGCTTGTCCGGGGCGTACTCGGCGGCTTGTTCCGCAGCCGCTGA
- a CDS encoding TetR/AcrR family transcriptional regulator, whose protein sequence is MVKRGYHHGNLKQALVDAALQLIEDMGPTGFTLSEAAKTAGVTPAAVYRHFEGRDQLIAECARQGHEIFADLMDHAYAGGQPSALAAFEATGRAYLAFARKYPGHYMAMFESGTAVNATPELAAAAGRSRAVLERAAEALSEHIPPEKRPPPAMFSAHIWAMSHGVVELFARGRPGAQSPFSPEDLLEAGIGIYLRGLGLIRPDT, encoded by the coding sequence ATGGTCAAACGCGGCTATCATCACGGCAATCTCAAGCAGGCCTTGGTCGATGCCGCCTTGCAGCTGATCGAGGATATGGGGCCCACAGGCTTTACCCTGTCCGAGGCCGCAAAGACCGCCGGCGTGACGCCTGCCGCCGTTTACCGCCATTTCGAAGGGCGGGACCAGCTGATCGCGGAATGCGCGCGGCAGGGGCACGAGATCTTTGCCGATCTGATGGATCATGCCTATGCAGGGGGGCAGCCATCGGCCCTGGCGGCGTTCGAGGCGACGGGGCGGGCCTACCTTGCCTTTGCGCGCAAGTATCCCGGCCATTACATGGCGATGTTCGAAAGCGGGACGGCGGTGAATGCGACGCCGGAACTGGCGGCGGCGGCAGGACGGTCACGGGCGGTTCTGGAACGCGCCGCCGAAGCCTTGTCCGAACATATCCCGCCCGAAAAGCGCCCGCCGCCTGCGATGTTTTCCGCCCATATCTGGGCGATGAGCCACGGGGTGGTGGAATTGTTCGCGCGCGGGCGTCCCGGCGCGCAATCGCCCTTTTCGCCCGAGGATCTTCTTGAGGCCGGGATCGGCATCTACCTGCGCGGTCTGGGCCTGATCCGGCCCGACACCTGA
- the ppk2 gene encoding polyphosphate kinase 2: MSVPFVGDITAYFENEAPEDVRHAIRTAKKDSVLSPSFPYRTRMDKDDYEDALVALQIELVKWHAWVRDTGQRVAVVFEGRDAAGKGGCISQVAANLNPRVAGIVALSKPTEREAAQWYFQRYIAHLPAGGEIRLFDRSWYNRGVVEHVFGFCTPEQRETFFQQLPDFERMMVGDGIRLIKIWLNVGRAEQLRRFLDREGDPLKQWKLSWIDVQGLGKWEAYSTAIRDTLERSHAAHAPWTVIRSDDKRRARLAVIRTILQGMEYPGKDEGVVGAADPLICGGPEIWTDHTPIGAA; this comes from the coding sequence ATGAGCGTTCCCTTTGTCGGCGACATAACCGCGTATTTCGAGAACGAGGCCCCCGAGGATGTGCGCCACGCCATCCGAACCGCCAAGAAGGACAGCGTGCTGAGCCCGTCCTTTCCCTACCGCACGCGCATGGACAAGGACGACTACGAGGATGCCCTGGTGGCGTTGCAGATCGAACTGGTGAAATGGCACGCCTGGGTGCGCGACACGGGCCAGCGCGTGGCCGTCGTGTTCGAAGGGCGAGATGCGGCGGGAAAGGGGGGATGCATTTCGCAGGTCGCAGCCAACCTCAACCCAAGGGTGGCGGGCATCGTGGCCCTGTCCAAACCCACCGAGCGCGAGGCCGCGCAATGGTATTTCCAGCGCTACATCGCCCATCTGCCTGCGGGGGGCGAGATCCGGCTCTTTGACCGGTCATGGTACAATCGCGGTGTCGTGGAGCATGTCTTCGGCTTTTGCACGCCCGAGCAGCGCGAGACGTTTTTCCAGCAATTGCCGGACTTTGAACGCATGATGGTCGGCGACGGTATCCGCTTGATCAAGATCTGGCTCAACGTGGGCCGCGCCGAACAGCTGCGCCGGTTTCTCGACCGCGAAGGCGATCCGCTGAAGCAATGGAAGCTGAGCTGGATCGACGTGCAGGGCCTGGGAAAGTGGGAGGCCTATTCCACCGCCATCCGCGACACGCTGGAGCGCAGCCATGCTGCCCATGCGCCCTGGACGGTGATCCGGTCCGATGACAAGCGCCGTGCGCGGCTGGCCGTGATCCGGACCATCCTTCAGGGGATGGAGTATCCCGGCAAGGATGAGGGCGTTGTGGGCGCAGCGGACCCCTTGATCTGCGGCGGGCCTGAGATCTGGACCGATCACACGCCCATCGGGGCGGCCTGA
- a CDS encoding alpha/beta fold hydrolase: MKLALILAGIVLIFWGVTLWKAARHEARALESHPPLGQFVTIDGVRLHLLQVGQGPDIVLIHGASGNMRDFTMDLVVRLSDRYRVTVVDRPGLGHSDRLDRDGATIFEQADILVRAVGALGVERPLVLGHSYGGAVALAWATRHPDRAAGLILLAAASNPWDTPLSTYYRVLSHPLGQIFAVPILTAWVPDRVVTDTIAQIFAPQPTPEGYADYIGAGLTLQRRALRENALQRASVLEEITAMVPDYAALTLPVEILHGDADTTVWLTIHSEPLSRQIAGSNLVVMEGVGHSPHHAEPQTVVDAIDRATRRAGLN; this comes from the coding sequence ATGAAGCTCGCCCTGATCCTTGCCGGGATCGTCCTGATCTTCTGGGGCGTGACCCTGTGGAAGGCGGCCCGCCACGAGGCCCGGGCGCTCGAAAGCCACCCGCCCCTTGGTCAATTCGTGACCATAGACGGTGTGCGGCTGCACCTGTTGCAGGTGGGGCAAGGGCCCGACATCGTCCTGATCCATGGTGCAAGCGGCAACATGCGCGATTTCACCATGGATCTGGTCGTGCGTCTGTCGGACCGCTACCGGGTCACGGTCGTGGACCGGCCCGGATTGGGCCATTCGGATCGGCTGGACCGTGACGGGGCCACGATTTTCGAGCAGGCCGATATCCTGGTGCGGGCAGTGGGTGCGCTTGGGGTGGAGCGCCCGCTGGTTCTGGGCCATTCCTATGGGGGTGCTGTCGCGCTGGCATGGGCCACGCGCCATCCGGACCGGGCGGCGGGGCTGATCTTGCTGGCTGCGGCCTCCAACCCCTGGGATACGCCGCTGTCGACCTATTACCGGGTTCTGTCGCATCCGCTGGGGCAGATCTTCGCCGTGCCGATCCTGACCGCATGGGTGCCAGACCGGGTCGTGACCGATACGATCGCCCAGATCTTTGCGCCCCAACCCACGCCGGAGGGATATGCCGATTACATCGGGGCTGGCCTGACCCTGCAACGCCGCGCCCTGCGCGAGAATGCGTTGCAGCGGGCAAGCGTGCTGGAGGAAATCACCGCCATGGTTCCCGATTACGCCGCACTCACCCTGCCCGTGGAAATCCTGCACGGGGATGCTGATACGACCGTATGGCTCACCATCCATTCCGAACCTTTGTCGCGTCAGATCGCAGGGTCAAACCTCGTAGTGATGGAGGGGGTCGGACATTCCCCGCATCACGCGGAGCCGCAAACCGTGGTGGACGCCATCGACCGCGCGACCCGGCGTGCCGGATTGAATTGA